Proteins from a genomic interval of Trifolium pratense cultivar HEN17-A07 linkage group LG6, ARS_RC_1.1, whole genome shotgun sequence:
- the LOC123892146 gene encoding uncharacterized protein LOC123892146 — MSTEIPTTTPGSPGEDTRTYKSLGHDYATVSTINNEYTGRKAPVFNGDSSIFEWWKERIYSHITGIDEELWDLVEEGVEFEKVPLPENGRLTVAEKKLLTPAERKIYSKHHKVKDIMIGAISHDEYVRIGDKKTAKSVYDSLCSTYDGNEKVQEAKASLLIKQYELFSMDKGETIEAMFTRFQILVAGLKVLKKSYTTYDHVQKILRSLPIVWRPKITAIEEAQNLKTMTLETLISNLRSHEMVLNADAEGVKKSKSVALQSTKISSPALKGRIEEIDEESSADGQEDDLNEDEFALFTKFQQWSRFNKKNFRGNNSKTFAKKDDQKNCFKCKKTGHFIAECSEMSSRDNNKKGNSRREYYKNKLKKSLMATFENLSSEDEAEEEANVALMASADSDIDSDDELEEVSEQKEEVISSLTRNQLIKALNQTVDKYLETSEKLEFLQSKYDVAIENENQFQAVLQENLNKIAELEKGCPICHKPRDKHEIALQQFMHLNLNKSKIASMIYGVCQHGLNGLGYEYGQTYTTAFKTVCKIVGRSKVYYCVPENKDVKILTCPDSATIFLKKSEEVESEDLSDSESECNILEDPEYSEPETNKSKVLNISESKTGVTDNQEGLNLNACKEKQPSNSEREIVEIEDLEYYSESEIFTMDNMSSMVSENNKHTGSNRTITQKNKTAKTSDNKPRKYFKPKIIYDSRTRKSNDQRFWNHKISTAWNKKTSQNNYYYFKQNSKYQTHKNKSLRTNQNGPRSKWVPKQKVVYLSDLPTRKDFVLPKAWVQVRCKGRKAFVPRMCLISKDDDYWSEYINETKAYYHDN, encoded by the coding sequence ATGTCTACCGAAATTCCTACTACAACACCTGGTTCACCTGGTGAGGATACCAGAACTTATAAATCTCTTGGTCATGACTATGCTACTGTAAGCACTATCAACAATGAATATACTGGTAGGAAAGCACCTGTGTTTAATGGTGACTCGTCCATTTTTGAATGGTGGAAAGAAAGAATCTACAGTCATATAACTGGTATTGATGAAGAGTTATGGGATCTGGTTGAAGAAGGTGTTGAGTTTGAAAAGGTACCTTTACCTGAGAATGGAAGGCTGACAGTCGCTGAAAAGAAACTACTTACTCCTGCTGAGAGAAAGATCTACAGTAAACATCATAAAGTCAAGGACATCATGATTGGAGCCATCAGTCATGATGAATATGTGAGAATTGGAGATAAGAAAACTGCAAAATCCGTATATGACTCTCTGTGCTCTACATATGATGGAAATGAAAAAGTGCAAGAGGCAAAAGCTAGTCTTCTGATCAAACAGTATGAACTTTTCTCAATGGATAAGGGTGAAACCATTGAGGCTATGTTTACAAGATTTCAAATTCTTGTAGCCGGTCTCAAAGTCCTAAAGAAAAGCTATACTACTTATGatcatgttcagaagattctgaggagCCTACCAATTGTGTGGAGACCAAAAATCACCGCCATTGAGGAAGCTCAGAATCTCAAAACTATGACTCTTGAgactctgataagcaatcttagaagccatgagatggttctaaATGCTGATGCAGAAGGAGTAAAGAaatctaagtcagtggctttgcAGTCAACAAAGATTTCTTCTCCAGCTCTCAAGGGTAGAATAGAGGAGATTGATgaagaatcttctgcagatggtcaagaagATGATCTCAATGAAGATGAGTTTGCACTCTTCACTAAGTTCCAACAATGGTCAAGATTCAACAAGAAGAACTTCagaggaaacaattcaaaaacCTTTGCGAAGAAAGATGATCAAAagaattgttttaagtgcaaaaAGACTGGGCATTTCATTGCTGAATGTTCAGAAATGTCTTCAAGAGACAACAACAAAAAGGGTAACTCCAGAAGAGAGTACTATAAGAACAAGCTGAagaagagtctgatggctacatTTGAGAATCTCTCATCTGAAGATGAAGCAGAGGAAGAAGCAAATGTGGCACTGATGGCTTCTGCTGATTCAGACATAGATTCAGATGATGAGCTTGAAGAAGTTTCAGAACAAAAAGAAGAGGTAATTTCATCCCTAACTAGAAATCAACTTATAAAAGCTTTAAATCAAACTGTTGACAAATATCTTGAAACATCAGAAAAGCTAGAATTTTTGCAAAGCAAGTATGATGTAGCAATTGAAAATGAGAACCAATTTCAAGCTGTGCTTCAAGAAAATCTTAACAAAATAGCAGAGCTTGAAAAGGGTTGTCCCATTTGTCATAAACCTAGAGACAAACATGAAATTGCTCTTCAACAGTTTATGCATTTAAACTTGAATAAGAGTAAAATTGCTTCTATGATTTATGGTGTTTGCCAACATGGTTTGAATGGTCTGGGATATGAGTATGGTCAAACATACACAACCGCATTCAAAACTGTATGCAAAATCGTAGGAAGATCTAAGGTCTATTATTGTGTGCCTGAAAACAAAGATGTAAAGATTTTAACTTGTCCAGATTCtgcaactatttttttaaagaaatctgaAGAGGTTGAGTCAGAAGATCTGAGTGACTCAGAATCAGAATGCAATATCTTAGAAGATCCAGAGTATTCAGAACCTGAGACTAATAAGTCAAAAGTTCTGAACATCTCAGAATCTAAGACTGGTGTTACTGATAACCAAGAAGGTCTGAACCTTAATGCTTGTAAAGAAAAACAACCTAGTAACTCAGAAAGAGAAATTGTCGAAATAGAAGACTTAGAgtactattctgagtctgaaaTTTTTACAATGGATAATATGAGTTCTATGGTTTCTGAAAATAACAAGCATACAGGTTCAAACAGAACCATCACTCAGAAAAACAAAACTGCAAAAACTTCAGATAACAAGCCAAGGAAATATTTCAAACCTAAGATAATTTATGATTCAAGAACCAGGAAGTCTAATGATCAGAGGTTCTGGAATCATAAAATTTCAACAGCTTGGAACAAGAAAACTTCTCAAAATAACTACTATTATTTTAAGCAAAACTCTAAGTATCAGACACACAAAAATAAGTCCTTAAGAACTAATCAAAATGGACCCAGAAGCAAATGGGTACCAAAACAAAAAGTTGTTTATTtgtcagatttaccaactaggaaagactTTGTCTTACCTAAGGCTTGGGTGCAAGTCAGATGCAAAGGCAGGAAAGCATTTGTTCCAAGGATGTGTTTAATCTCCAAGGATGATGACTACTGGAGTGAATACATCAATGAGACCAAAGCCTACTATCATGATAACTGA
- the LOC123888698 gene encoding pentatricopeptide repeat-containing protein At2g26790, mitochondrial-like codes for MLFRPLSFSSLILLPLFKKPFSKTKTIHKTKKFNFYSSTSLALSSSQTHLTKPSNSSSFDPNTSKILQRLDLYRNNPSVALSYFTQLKQHGFSYNIQTYVSIIKIMCYWNWIRKLDSLFLDIIAHSKHDPSFKINDLFDSLFDEDVVVDDVNQNHYLLRAFDGFVKACVSCNMFDEAIDFLLQTRRSFILPNVHSFNFLINRLVKHDRIDNALDLYEQFKSFGLIFNSYTYAIVIKARCRKGDLEQAYHVFDKMEEVGVDPDPYCYAALIEGLCNNNRSDIGYGLLQDFRTRSVPVDVYAYTAVIRGFCNEMELDKAESVFLEMETQGLVPDVYIYCALVHGYCKSRNVDKAIAIHDSMISRGIKTNCVIVSCILHCLNEMGRASEAVAIFEEKKQLGLLRDVVAYNIVFDSLCKLGKFDEAVGMLEELKSLHIDLDIKHYTNLIRGYCLQDKPDVACSYFKEMQEQGFKPDVVAYNVLADGLFRNRRDCEAIDLLGYMDSQGVKRNSATHKIIIEGLCSAGKVEKAEAYYEGLKDKSVEIYSAMVNGYCKSDLVEKSYELKKTAMLLHRMLKMNMKPNKEVYSKIFTALCHTEKMECALSLFNSFIEIKCTPDVVIYTIMINSYCKMDRLREACDLFQEMKIRGITPDVVIYTVMINSYCKKDRLREACDLFQDMKIRGITPDVVIYTIMINSYCKMDRLREACDLFQDMKIRGITPDVKTYTVMIDSYCKKDRLREAYDLFQDMNIRGITPDVATYTSMIYNYCEKDRLREAYDLFQDMNIRGITPSVQIYTIMINSYRKMDRLREAFDLFQDMKIRGIAPDVKTYTVMINIYFKMGRLPEAYDLFQDMNIRGIKPDLIACEVLLNGLLTKGETKIALDLYNEMSLKGMRPGATLIRRIEKAAREQFHQ; via the coding sequence ATGTTGTTCCGTCCCTTGAGTTTCTCTTCTCTCattcttcttcctctcttcAAAAAACCATTCTCAAAAACCAAAACCAttcacaaaaccaaaaaattcaacttttatTCTTCCACTTCTCTTGCACTTTCTTCCTCGCAAACCCATCTCACAAAACCCTCAAATTCCTcatcttttgatcctaacaccTCCAAAATCCTCCAAAGACTCGACCTTTATCGTAACAACCCTTCAGTTGCACTCTCTTACTTCACTCAACTCAAGCAACATGGTTTCTCTTACAATATTCAAACCTATGTTTCAATTATTAAGATAATGTGTTATTGGAATTGGATTAGAAAGTTGGATTCTTTGTTTCTTGATATTATTGCTCATTCTAAACATGACCCATCATTTAAAATCAATGACTTGTTTGATTCATTGTTTGATGaagatgttgttgttgatgatgttaatcAAAATCATTACTTGCTTAGAGCTTTTGATGGGTTTGTTAAAGCTTGTGTTAGTTGTAACATGTTTGATGAAGCTATTGATTTCTTGTTACAAACTAGGAGGAGTTTCATTTTGCCAAATGTACATTCTTTTAACTTTCTTATCAACCGGTTGGTTAAACATGATAGAATCGATAATGCATTGGATTTATATGAACAATTTAAAAGTTTCGGATTGATTTTCAACAGTTATACATATGCCATTGTCATCAAGGCACGGTGTAGGAAGGGTGATTTGGAACAGGCATATCATGTGTTTGACAAAATGGAGGAAGTTGGGGTGGATCCAGATCCGTATTGCTATGCGGCTTTGATAGAGGGTCTGTGCAACAATAACAGGTCTGATATTGGATATGGCTTGCTTCAAGATTTTAGAACAAGGAGTGTCCCTGTAGATGTTTATGCCTACACCGCGGTTATTCGTGGATTTTGTAATGAAATGGAATTAGATAAAGCTGAGAGTGTGTTTTTGGAGATGGAAACGCAAGGTCTTGTTCCTGATGTGTATATTTATTGTGCATTGGTCCATGGTTATTGTAAGAGCCGTAATGTGGATAAAGCTATAGCCATACATGATAGCATGATTTCAAGGGGTATAAAGACAAATTGTGTCATTGTTAGTTGCATCCTCCACTGCTTGAATGAGATGGGAAGGGCTTCGGAAGCAGTAGCTATCTTTGAAGAAAAGAAGCAATTGGGCTTGTTACGTGACGTGGTAGCTTACAATATTGTGTTCGATTCTTTGTGTAAATTGGGTAAGTTTGATGAAGCAGTAGGTATGCTGGAGGAGTTGAAATCTTTGCATATCGATTTAGATATCAAACACTACACAAACCTTATTAGAGGTTACTGTCTTCAAGATAAACCCGATGTAGCCTGTAGTTATTTCAAAGAAATGCAGGAACAAGGGTTTAAACCTGATGTTGTTGCTTATAATGTACTAGCCGATGGTCTGTTTAGAAATCGTCGTGATTGTGAGGCAATTGACCTTTTGGGTTATATGGATAGTCAAGGTGTGAAGCGGAACTCTGCTACACATAAGATTATCATTGAAGGTTTGTGTTCAGCTGGCAAGGTTGAAAAAGCTGAGGCATATTATGAAGGTTTGAAAGATAAAAGTGTTGAAATCTATTCCGCCATGGTTAATGGATATTGTAAATCTGACCTCGTTGAGAAATCCTACGAACTTAAGAAAACTGCTATGTTGCTACATAGAATGTTGAAGATGAATATGAAACCTAACAAAGAAGTGTATTCTAAAATATTTACTGCATTGTGCCACACGGAGAAGATGGAATGTGCCCTATCTTTGTTCAATTCGTTCATCGAGATAAAATGTACACCTGATGTTGTAATTTACACAATTATGATTAATAGTTATTGTAAGATGGATCGGTTGCGAGAGGCCTGTGATCTCTTTCAGGAAATGAAGATAAGAGGGATTACACCTGATGTTGTAATTTACACAGTTATGATTAATAGTTATTGTAAGAAGGATCGGTTGCGAGAGGCCTGTGATCTCTTTCAGGATATGAAGATAAGAGGGATTACACCTGATGTTGTAATTTACACAATTATGATTAATAGTTATTGTAAGATGGATCGGTTGCGAGAGGCCTGTGATCTCTTTCAGGATATGAAGATAAGAGGGATTACACCTGATGTTAAAACTTACACAGTTATGATTGATAGTTATTGTAAGAAGGATCGGTTGCGAGAGGCCTATGATCTCTTTCAGGATATGAATATAAGAGGGATTACACCTGATGTTGCAACTTACACTAGTATGATTTACAATTATTGTGAGAAGGATCGGTTGCGAGAGGCCTATGATCTCTTTCAGGATATGAATATAAGAGGGATTACACCTTCTGTTCAAATTTACACAATTATGATTAATAGCTATCGTAAGATGGATCGGTTGCGAGAGGCCTTTGATCTCTTTCAGGATATGAAGATAAGAGGGATTGCACCTGATGTTAAAACTTACACAGTTatgattaatatttattttaagatgGGTCGGTTGCCAGAGGCCTATGATCTCTTTCAGGATATGAATATAAGAGGGATTAAACCTGATCTCATTGCTTGCGAAGTTTTACTTAACGGTTTATTGACCAAAGGGGAGACGAAGATTGCTCTGGATTTGTATAATGAAATGTCTTTGAAGGGAATGAGACCAGGTGCAACATTAATTCGTCGTATTGAAAAAGCTGCAAGGGAGCAATTTCATCAGTAG